In one Bosea sp. RAC05 genomic region, the following are encoded:
- a CDS encoding phosphoribosylaminoimidazolesuccinocarboxamide synthase: MTLPLALEAAFIPELPNYYRGKVRENYDLPDGRRILISTDRLSAFDRAIAAIPCKGQVLTQTARHWFEQTADICPNHVLEYPDPNVVVGRRLDILPVEIVVRGYLAGTTGTSILTMYKQGLRAMYGVTLPDGLHDNERLPEAIITPTSKAFDGGHDEPLSAAQIVDEGLLTREQWDTVSRYALALFARGQAMAAQRGLILADTKYEFGTDTDGTILLADEIHTPDSSRYWMAGSYAARFETGEKPDSFDKDFVRNWVVARCDPYTQDLPPIPAELIAQTSDVYVRAFETITGQTFVPPPAGEPPLERIRRNLARFF; encoded by the coding sequence ATGACCCTTCCTCTGGCGCTGGAAGCCGCCTTCATCCCCGAACTGCCGAACTACTATCGCGGCAAGGTGCGCGAGAACTACGATCTTCCCGACGGTCGCCGTATCCTGATCTCGACCGACCGGCTGAGTGCCTTCGACCGCGCCATCGCCGCGATCCCCTGCAAGGGCCAGGTGCTGACCCAGACCGCGCGCCACTGGTTCGAGCAGACCGCCGACATCTGCCCCAACCATGTGCTCGAATATCCCGATCCCAACGTCGTCGTCGGCCGGCGGCTCGACATCCTGCCCGTCGAGATCGTGGTGCGCGGCTATCTCGCCGGCACCACGGGCACCTCGATCCTGACCATGTACAAGCAGGGCCTGCGCGCGATGTACGGGGTCACGCTGCCCGACGGCCTGCACGACAACGAGCGCCTGCCCGAGGCGATCATCACCCCGACCAGCAAGGCCTTCGACGGCGGCCATGACGAGCCGCTCTCGGCCGCGCAGATCGTCGATGAAGGGCTGCTGACCCGCGAGCAGTGGGACACAGTGAGCCGCTATGCGCTCGCGCTCTTCGCGCGCGGCCAGGCGATGGCCGCGCAGCGCGGTCTGATCCTCGCCGACACCAAATACGAGTTCGGCACCGACACGGACGGCACGATCCTGCTCGCCGACGAGATCCACACCCCCGATTCCAGCCGCTACTGGATGGCCGGCAGCTATGCCGCACGGTTCGAGACGGGCGAGAAGCCGGACTCCTTCGACAAGGATTTCGTCCGCAACTGGGTCGTCGCCCGCTGCGATCCCTACACCCAGGATCTGCCGCCGATCCCCGCCGAGCTGATCGCCCAGACCTCGGACGTCTATGTCCGCGCCTTCGAGACCATCACCGGCCAGACCTTCGTGCCGCCCCCGGCCGGCGAGCCGCCGCTCGAGCGCATCCGCCGCAATCTCGCGCGGTTCTTCTGA
- a CDS encoding CreA family protein — protein sequence MKAIAAALVAGTLGLAALATPAAAQEDLIFKKSTVWKMLTPDHKLAVYGIDDPIVEGVACHYTVPEKGGVAGMFGVAEEVSEISLACRQIGPIRFKEKSEQGDVVFRERRSLIWKKMQIVRGCDAKRNVLIYMAYSDKLIEGSPQNSTSTVPIMPWGGVGEPAKCADWIK from the coding sequence ATGAAAGCCATTGCCGCCGCTTTGGTCGCAGGGACCCTCGGCCTCGCAGCCCTGGCGACGCCGGCCGCCGCGCAGGAAGACCTGATCTTCAAGAAGTCCACCGTCTGGAAGATGCTGACGCCGGACCACAAGCTCGCGGTCTACGGGATCGACGATCCGATCGTCGAGGGCGTGGCCTGCCACTACACCGTTCCGGAAAAGGGCGGCGTCGCCGGCATGTTCGGCGTCGCCGAGGAGGTCTCCGAGATCTCGCTCGCCTGCCGTCAGATCGGACCGATCCGGTTCAAGGAGAAATCCGAGCAGGGCGACGTCGTCTTCCGCGAGCGCCGCTCGCTGATCTGGAAGAAGATGCAGATCGTCCGCGGCTGCGACGCCAAGCGCAACGTGCTGATCTACATGGCCTATTCCGACAAGCTGATCGAGGGCTCGCCGCAGAACTCGACCTCGACGGTGCCGATCATGCCCTGGGGCGGCGTCGGCGAACCGGCGAAATGCGCCGACTGGATCAAGTGA
- the cimA gene encoding citramalate synthase, producing MTAQRIYLFDTTLRDGAQTTGVDFSLDDKRAVAGLLDRLGIDYVEGGYPGANPLDTAFFAEKPTKHAKFAAFGMTKRAGRSAANDPGIAALLEAKADAIVFVAKSWDYHVHVALEIPLEDNLAGIRESVEAAKAAGREVMLDCEHFFDGYKANPDYALACARTAYEAGARWVVLCDTNGGTLPDEIGAIVAAVAKVVPGDHLGIHAHDDCGCAVANSLAAIEAGARQIQGTLNGLGERCGNANLVTLIGALKLKERYRERFALGIDEKQLGELSQVSRALDEMLNRAPNRHAPFVGASAFATKAGIHASAVLKDPRTYEHVPPEAVGNRRKVLISDQGGKSNLVAELERIGVTLGRDDPRLGRVLEEVKEKEAQGYAFEGADASFYLLAKRIMGEVPAYFEVERFKVNVERRYNALGDLVTFSEAIVKVKVGDEVLISAAEGAAGPVNALDVALRKDLGRYQSLISGLRLVDYKVRIFQGGTDAVTRVLIESADETGERWTTVGVSANIIDASFQALVDSITYKLMRSGATG from the coding sequence GTGACCGCGCAGCGCATCTACCTTTTCGACACGACGCTGCGCGACGGTGCGCAGACGACCGGCGTCGATTTCTCGCTCGACGACAAGCGCGCGGTGGCGGGCCTGCTCGACCGGCTCGGCATCGACTATGTCGAGGGCGGCTATCCCGGCGCCAATCCGCTCGACACCGCCTTCTTTGCGGAAAAGCCGACGAAACACGCCAAGTTCGCCGCCTTCGGCATGACCAAGCGGGCCGGGCGCTCGGCCGCCAACGACCCGGGCATCGCCGCGCTGCTGGAGGCGAAGGCGGATGCGATCGTCTTCGTCGCCAAGAGCTGGGACTACCATGTCCATGTCGCGCTCGAGATTCCGCTCGAGGACAATCTCGCCGGCATCCGCGAAAGCGTCGAGGCGGCGAAGGCGGCGGGCCGCGAGGTCATGCTCGATTGCGAGCACTTCTTCGACGGCTACAAGGCCAACCCCGACTACGCGCTCGCCTGCGCCCGCACAGCCTATGAGGCCGGAGCGCGCTGGGTCGTGCTCTGCGACACCAATGGCGGCACGCTGCCCGACGAGATCGGCGCGATAGTCGCCGCGGTGGCGAAGGTCGTTCCCGGCGATCATCTCGGCATCCACGCCCATGACGATTGCGGCTGCGCCGTCGCCAATTCGCTGGCCGCCATCGAGGCCGGCGCGCGCCAGATCCAGGGCACGCTGAACGGGCTGGGCGAGCGCTGCGGCAACGCCAATCTGGTGACGCTGATCGGCGCGCTGAAGCTGAAGGAGCGCTATCGCGAGCGCTTTGCGCTGGGCATCGACGAGAAGCAGCTCGGCGAGCTCAGCCAGGTCTCGCGCGCCCTCGACGAGATGCTCAACCGCGCGCCCAACCGGCATGCGCCCTTCGTCGGCGCCTCGGCCTTCGCCACCAAGGCCGGCATCCACGCCTCGGCCGTGCTGAAGGACCCGCGCACCTATGAGCATGTGCCACCGGAGGCCGTCGGCAACCGCCGCAAGGTGCTGATCTCCGACCAGGGCGGCAAATCGAACCTCGTCGCCGAGCTGGAGCGCATCGGCGTCACGCTCGGCCGCGACGATCCCCGGCTCGGGCGCGTGCTGGAAGAGGTCAAGGAAAAGGAAGCGCAGGGCTATGCCTTCGAGGGCGCTGACGCCTCCTTCTACCTGCTCGCCAAGCGGATCATGGGCGAGGTCCCGGCCTATTTCGAGGTCGAGCGCTTCAAGGTGAATGTGGAGCGCCGCTACAATGCGCTCGGCGACCTCGTCACCTTCTCGGAGGCGATCGTGAAGGTGAAGGTCGGCGACGAGGTGCTGATCTCGGCCGCCGAGGGCGCGGCCGGCCCGGTCAATGCGCTCGACGTCGCGCTGCGCAAGGATCTCGGCCGCTATCAGTCGCTGATCTCAGGGCTTCGCCTCGTCGACTACAAGGTCCGCATCTTCCAGGGCGGCACGGATGCCGTCACCCGCGTCCTGATCGAGTCGGCGGACGAGACCGGCGAGCGCTGGACCACGGTGGGCGTCAGCGCCAACATCATCGATGCCTCCTTCCAGGCACTCGTCGACTCGATCACCTACAAGCTGATGCGATCCGGCGCGACGGGGTGA
- a CDS encoding DUF2865 domain-containing protein — translation MTSRSSLPRRVLRLVAALVALSAMGGVAVAQSPACSAWRSELASLQGQGGGGDPRAAQTAQRVGAQLAQATNQYRAMGCERGGFTFFGEGPPRECGGLRAQIGQLQGQYARLQQMAQGGAVEQRRAQLVAAINANCRAPQQRGFFETIFGLEPRRGEIDSTLPELDPEQPLEQEKPRLGGPQTVCVRTCDGFFFPLANNPGGRDSSDEMCQALCPGTQTLAYGMTNGGEIQNAVARSTGQPYASLPNAGKYQRSFDAACTCRAPGQSWAQALKDAEYLLDKRKGDVIVTEQRAAELSRPKATEPVRPKDAKPDPRRRGAAPAPQPAAVEIPDEKPMPSENSPTAGTESAGVGPATVGERVLDKGDGLKRETQSVTGERRTVRIVAPNLAPNLENATIRP, via the coding sequence ATGACATCGAGATCCTCCCTTCCGCGGCGCGTCCTGCGCCTGGTTGCGGCGCTCGTGGCCCTGAGCGCCATGGGCGGCGTCGCGGTCGCGCAGTCCCCCGCCTGCAGTGCCTGGCGCTCGGAGCTGGCGAGCCTGCAGGGCCAGGGCGGCGGCGGCGATCCGCGCGCCGCGCAGACGGCGCAGCGCGTCGGCGCACAGCTTGCCCAGGCGACCAACCAGTACCGCGCGATGGGCTGCGAGCGCGGCGGCTTCACCTTCTTCGGCGAAGGCCCGCCACGCGAATGCGGGGGCTTGCGCGCGCAGATCGGCCAGTTGCAGGGGCAATATGCCCGGCTGCAGCAGATGGCCCAGGGCGGCGCGGTCGAGCAGCGCCGGGCCCAGCTGGTGGCCGCGATCAACGCGAATTGCCGGGCGCCGCAGCAGCGTGGCTTCTTCGAGACGATCTTCGGCCTGGAGCCGCGCCGCGGCGAAATCGATTCGACCCTGCCGGAACTCGACCCCGAGCAGCCGCTCGAGCAGGAAAAGCCCCGCCTCGGCGGGCCGCAGACGGTCTGCGTGCGGACCTGCGACGGCTTCTTCTTCCCGCTCGCGAACAATCCCGGCGGACGCGACAGCTCGGACGAGATGTGCCAGGCGCTCTGCCCGGGCACACAGACCCTGGCCTATGGCATGACCAATGGCGGCGAGATCCAGAACGCGGTCGCGCGCTCGACCGGGCAGCCCTATGCCTCGCTGCCCAATGCCGGCAAGTACCAGCGCAGCTTCGACGCCGCCTGCACCTGCCGCGCTCCCGGCCAGAGCTGGGCCCAGGCGCTGAAGGACGCCGAGTACCTCCTGGACAAGCGCAAGGGCGACGTCATCGTCACCGAGCAGCGCGCAGCGGAACTCTCGCGTCCGAAGGCAACGGAACCCGTGCGACCGAAGGATGCGAAACCCGATCCGCGGCGCCGTGGCGCGGCGCCGGCACCGCAACCGGCAGCGGTCGAGATTCCCGACGAGAAGCCGATGCCGTCCGAGAACTCGCCCACGGCCGGCACGGAATCCGCCGGCGTCGGCCCGGCCACGGTCGGCGAGCGCGTCCTCGACAAGGGCGACGGGCTCAAGCGCGAGACCCAGAGCGTGACCGGCGAGCGCCGCACGGTGCGGATCGTCGCGCCCAACCTGGCGCCGAATCTCGAGAACGCCACCATCCGGCCCTGA
- a CDS encoding ABCB family ABC transporter ATP-binding protein/permease: MSPPAAPPPAPIFARSAVLQPGSGFAATFRALWPYLWPADRADLRRRVVLAFLLLVLGRVVLMGVPFTFKWATDALAATPTTLGAWLPWLVGAPLALTVIYGLARVGSAAFIQARDALFAPVFMHAVRTLALQTFGHLHQLSLRFHLERKTGGLTRVLERGRNGIEEMVRLGLNQLVPVTIELVLITAVLLTIFNWLYVVVLVVMVTTYMAYTIKATEWRIAIRTQMNESDTDANSKAIDSLLNYETVKYFGAEARETARYDLSMARYERNSIKAYTSLAWLNFGQAAIFAAGLTISMVMAVQGFRAGTLTVGDFVLINAMLIQLYQPLNFMGTVYREIKQATLDIEQMFSLIGKDPEIQDKPGAKPLVVPAGEVTFEDVHFAYIPERPILKGISFTVPAGKTIAIVGPSGAGKSTISRLLFRFYEPQQGRILIDGQPIADVQQVSLRAAIGMVPQDTVLFNDSIEYNIRYGRPEATMAEVEDAARLAQIDRFIKSLPEGYGTSVGERGLKLSGGEKQRVAIARTILKGPPVLVLDEATSALDSFTEKEIQDALDLVSRGRTTLVIAHRLSTVINADEIIVLDKGLIAERGSHATLLAADGIYASLWNRQRQVDEAKATLQRASAEEEPSVRVSLAP; encoded by the coding sequence ATGTCACCGCCTGCCGCGCCGCCCCCGGCGCCGATCTTCGCGCGCTCGGCCGTGCTCCAGCCCGGATCGGGCTTCGCCGCCACCTTCCGGGCGCTCTGGCCCTATCTCTGGCCGGCGGACCGCGCCGATCTGCGCCGCCGCGTCGTATTGGCCTTCCTGCTGCTGGTGCTCGGCCGCGTCGTGCTGATGGGCGTGCCCTTCACCTTCAAATGGGCGACGGATGCGCTCGCCGCGACACCGACCACGCTCGGCGCCTGGCTGCCCTGGCTGGTCGGCGCGCCCCTGGCGCTGACGGTGATCTACGGCCTCGCCCGCGTCGGCTCGGCGGCCTTCATCCAGGCCCGCGACGCGCTGTTTGCCCCGGTCTTCATGCATGCGGTGCGCACGCTGGCGCTGCAGACCTTCGGCCATCTGCACCAGCTCTCGCTGCGCTTTCATCTCGAGCGCAAGACGGGCGGGCTGACACGCGTCCTCGAACGCGGCCGCAACGGCATCGAGGAAATGGTGCGGCTCGGGCTCAACCAGCTCGTTCCGGTGACGATCGAGCTCGTCCTGATCACCGCCGTGCTGCTGACGATCTTCAACTGGCTCTATGTCGTCGTGCTGGTGGTGATGGTCACGACCTACATGGCCTACACCATCAAGGCGACGGAGTGGCGCATCGCCATCCGCACCCAGATGAACGAGTCCGACACCGACGCCAATTCGAAGGCGATCGACTCGCTCTTGAACTACGAGACGGTGAAGTATTTCGGCGCCGAGGCGCGCGAGACTGCCCGCTACGACCTCTCGATGGCGCGCTATGAACGCAACTCGATCAAGGCCTACACCTCGCTCGCCTGGCTGAATTTCGGCCAGGCCGCGATCTTCGCGGCGGGCCTGACGATCTCGATGGTGATGGCGGTGCAGGGCTTCCGGGCGGGCACGCTCACGGTCGGCGACTTCGTGCTGATCAACGCCATGCTGATCCAGCTCTACCAGCCGCTGAACTTCATGGGCACCGTCTATCGCGAGATCAAGCAGGCGACGCTCGACATCGAGCAGATGTTCTCGCTGATCGGGAAGGACCCCGAGATCCAGGACAAGCCGGGCGCCAAGCCGCTCGTCGTGCCGGCCGGCGAGGTCACCTTCGAGGATGTCCACTTCGCCTATATCCCCGAGCGGCCGATCCTGAAGGGCATCTCCTTCACCGTGCCGGCGGGCAAGACCATCGCCATCGTCGGCCCGTCCGGCGCCGGCAAGTCGACGATCTCGCGCCTGCTCTTCCGCTTCTACGAGCCGCAACAGGGGCGCATCCTGATCGACGGCCAGCCCATCGCCGATGTCCAGCAGGTCTCGCTCCGCGCCGCCATCGGCATGGTCCCGCAGGACACGGTGCTGTTCAACGACTCCATCGAGTACAACATCCGCTATGGCCGGCCCGAGGCCACGATGGCGGAGGTCGAGGACGCAGCCCGGCTCGCCCAGATCGACCGCTTCATCAAGTCGTTGCCGGAGGGCTATGGCACTTCGGTCGGCGAGCGTGGCCTGAAGCTCTCGGGCGGCGAGAAGCAGCGCGTCGCCATCGCCCGCACCATCCTGAAAGGTCCGCCCGTGCTGGTGCTGGACGAGGCGACCTCGGCGCTGGATTCCTTCACCGAGAAGGAAATCCAGGACGCGCTCGATCTCGTCAGCCGCGGCCGCACCACGCTGGTCATCGCCCACCGGCTCTCCACCGTGATCAACGCCGACGAGATCATCGTGCTCGACAAGGGGCTGATCGCCGAGCGCGGCAGCCACGCCACGCTTCTGGCGGCCGACGGCATCTACGCCTCGCTCTGGAACCGCCAGCGCCAGGTCGACGAGGCCAAGGCGACGCTCCAGCGCGCCAGCGCCGAGGAAGAGCCCAGCGTGCGGGTGTCGCTGGCCCCCTGA
- a CDS encoding TRAP transporter substrate-binding protein: MKRRDFLKTGALAAAATPVAMPAIAQSQPEVKWRLTSSFPKSLDTIFGTAQQFSKLVSDATDGKFQIQVFAPGEIVPGLQALDAVTSGTVECAHSPTYFYIGKDPTLGLGTGIPFGLNARQQHSWWYFGGGEQIVNGVLDRFGAYSIPCGNSGCQMGGFFRNELKGLDDLKGLKFRIGGMGGAVLAKLGVVPTQIAPGDVYPALERGTIDAAEFVGPYDDEKLGFIRVAKYYYYPGWWEGGAMLHLIIGKEAWAKLPKHYQAIVQQACEAANNWMLGKYDFVNPGGLRRLVAQGAQLRPFPLPVMEAALKAADEYYAETSAKSADFKKGYESMVAFRGENLLWWQVAELSFDSFMNRLKAR, translated from the coding sequence ATGAAACGCCGCGACTTTTTGAAAACAGGCGCTCTCGCCGCCGCCGCGACCCCGGTCGCCATGCCCGCGATCGCGCAGTCGCAGCCCGAGGTGAAGTGGCGGCTGACCTCGAGCTTCCCGAAGTCGCTCGACACGATCTTCGGCACGGCGCAGCAGTTTTCCAAGCTCGTCAGCGACGCCACCGACGGCAAGTTCCAGATCCAGGTCTTCGCGCCCGGCGAGATCGTGCCCGGCCTGCAGGCGCTCGACGCGGTCACCTCCGGCACGGTCGAATGCGCGCATTCGCCGACCTATTTCTACATCGGCAAGGACCCGACGCTGGGGCTCGGCACCGGCATCCCGTTCGGCCTGAACGCCCGCCAGCAGCACAGCTGGTGGTATTTCGGCGGGGGCGAGCAGATCGTCAACGGCGTGCTCGACCGCTTCGGCGCCTATTCGATCCCCTGCGGCAATTCCGGCTGCCAGATGGGCGGCTTCTTCCGCAACGAGCTCAAGGGGCTCGACGACCTCAAGGGGCTGAAGTTCCGGATCGGCGGCATGGGCGGAGCGGTTCTGGCCAAGCTCGGCGTGGTGCCGACCCAGATCGCGCCCGGCGACGTCTACCCGGCGCTGGAGCGCGGCACGATCGACGCGGCCGAGTTCGTCGGACCCTATGACGACGAGAAGCTCGGCTTCATCCGCGTCGCCAAATACTACTACTATCCCGGCTGGTGGGAGGGCGGCGCCATGCTGCATCTGATCATCGGCAAGGAGGCCTGGGCCAAGCTGCCCAAGCACTACCAGGCGATCGTCCAGCAGGCCTGCGAGGCGGCCAACAACTGGATGCTCGGCAAATACGACTTCGTGAACCCGGGCGGCCTGCGCCGGCTCGTGGCGCAGGGCGCGCAGCTGCGCCCCTTCCCGCTGCCGGTGATGGAGGCGGCGCTGAAGGCGGCCGACGAGTACTACGCCGAGACCTCCGCCAAGAGCGCGGACTTCAAGAAGGGCTACGAGTCGATGGTCGCGTTCCGCGGCGAGAACCTGCTCTGGTGGCAGGTTGCGGAGCTGTCCTTCGACAGCTTCATGAACCGGCTGAAGGCGCGCTGA
- a CDS encoding fumarylacetoacetate hydrolase family protein yields MKLASLQHGRDGRLVVVSRDLTRATDAFPVVPTLQAALDDWERHAPRLADLAEGLEHGSVPSFRFHEHDCAAPLPRAFGRLVLARSGEAPVPARSAGSLGPRQPVRAVDESTGLVAEAGLAVIAGDVPAMAGPAQATGLIRLVMLGCRVMETVGGGGGAAQEVACSFSPVVVTQDEIGSAWRDGRLDVPLLCRINQQPLQRGEAAGAVAAGSLLAQAAGRQALQAGTIVAWAIPMPQEQPLRFGDTVRIEMKDAAGHSIFGAIEQEILPAG; encoded by the coding sequence ATGAAACTCGCTTCGCTCCAGCATGGCCGCGACGGCCGTCTCGTCGTGGTCTCGCGCGACCTGACCCGCGCCACCGATGCCTTTCCCGTGGTCCCGACGCTGCAGGCGGCGCTCGACGACTGGGAGCGTCATGCCCCGCGCCTCGCCGATCTGGCGGAGGGTCTGGAGCATGGCTCGGTGCCCTCCTTCCGCTTCCACGAGCATGACTGCGCCGCCCCTCTGCCGCGCGCCTTCGGGCGGCTGGTCCTCGCCCGATCGGGCGAAGCGCCCGTCCCCGCGCGGTCCGCCGGGTCGCTGGGGCCGCGCCAGCCGGTGCGGGCGGTCGATGAGAGCACCGGTCTCGTCGCCGAGGCGGGCCTGGCCGTGATCGCGGGAGACGTTCCGGCGATGGCCGGCCCGGCGCAGGCAACGGGCCTGATCCGGCTCGTGATGCTGGGCTGCCGGGTGATGGAGACGGTCGGCGGAGGCGGCGGTGCCGCGCAGGAGGTGGCCTGCAGCTTCTCGCCGGTCGTGGTGACGCAAGACGAGATCGGCTCCGCCTGGCGCGACGGGCGCCTCGACGTGCCCCTGCTGTGCCGGATCAACCAGCAGCCGCTCCAGCGCGGCGAGGCGGCCGGCGCCGTCGCAGCGGGCAGCCTGCTGGCCCAGGCGGCCGGGCGTCAGGCGCTGCAGGCAGGGACGATCGTGGCCTGGGCCATCCCGATGCCGCAGGAGCAGCCGCTGCGCTTCGGCGACACCGTCCGCATCGAGATGAAGGACGCCGCTGGCCATTCCATCTTCGGCGCGATCGAGCAGGAGATCCTGCCGGCCGGGTGA
- a CDS encoding MarR family winged helix-turn-helix transcriptional regulator: MTTKPPSSQPDTPLRLEQFLPYRLNVVAFHSARALGRIYDAQFGIGIPEWRVVAQLGEFGKLTSRDIGELAQMHKTKVSRAVTELEKRGLVSRAENRQDRRESFVALTAAGERIYAQIVPLALAFQARWTEGIAPEELKVFERVLSTLTERSRHLAGSYRDDEG; this comes from the coding sequence ATGACGACGAAGCCTCCGTCTTCCCAGCCGGACACGCCGCTCCGGCTGGAGCAGTTCCTGCCCTATCGCCTCAATGTCGTGGCGTTCCACTCGGCGCGCGCGCTGGGGCGCATCTATGACGCGCAATTCGGCATCGGCATTCCCGAATGGCGGGTGGTGGCGCAGCTCGGCGAATTCGGCAAGCTGACCTCGCGCGACATCGGCGAACTCGCGCAGATGCACAAGACCAAGGTCTCGCGCGCCGTCACGGAGCTGGAAAAGCGCGGGCTGGTCTCGCGCGCCGAGAACCGGCAGGATCGGCGCGAATCCTTCGTCGCGCTGACGGCGGCCGGCGAGCGGATCTACGCCCAGATCGTGCCGCTGGCGCTGGCCTTCCAGGCGCGCTGGACGGAGGGCATCGCGCCCGAGGAGCTCAAGGTCTTCGAGCGCGTGCTCTCGACCCTGACCGAGCGCAGCCGTCACCTCGCCGGCAGCTATCGCGACGACGAGGGCTAA
- the cysS gene encoding cysteine--tRNA ligase has protein sequence MPPTLRLYNTLTRTKEDFVPVDAANVRMYVCGPTVYDYAHIGNARPVIVFDVLYRLLRHLYGADHVTYARNLTDVDDKINARAARDFPGLPLNEAIAKVTEATTAQFHADIAALGCLPPDEEPRATDHIGQMQAIIHRLIARGVAYVAEEHVLFHVPAVAHLRAAPKYGALARRPLDEMIAGARVDVAPYKRDPMDFVLWKPSRDGIDPGWLWPNGAPEGITRPGRPGWHIECSAMSMAKLLEPFGGGLACDDPQKNVFDIHGGGIDLVFPHHENEIAQSCCAFGGADGSGRMANYWMHNGFLQVEGEKMSKSLGNFVTINELLETETFGGRKWPGEVLRLAMLKTHYRQPIDWTVKALEEAEKKLERYRGLIKNFGSDRPANPSAIVVQRLSDDLNTPSALAEIDAIARRANGVVGSLSDDEIRSLNSATAIEAQTAAANELRATLLFLGIDIDAEPEGAVNLLFEREVETKIAARLDARRVKNFAESDRIRDELAAMGIALKDGKDPASGEPTTSWEVKR, from the coding sequence ATGCCGCCGACCCTGAGGCTCTACAACACGCTGACCCGGACGAAGGAGGATTTCGTCCCCGTCGATGCCGCCAATGTCCGCATGTATGTCTGCGGGCCGACGGTCTATGACTACGCCCATATCGGCAATGCGCGCCCGGTCATCGTCTTCGACGTGCTCTACCGGCTGCTGCGGCACCTCTATGGGGCCGATCACGTCACCTATGCCCGCAACCTCACCGACGTCGACGACAAGATCAACGCGCGCGCCGCCCGCGATTTCCCCGGCCTGCCGCTGAACGAGGCGATCGCGAAGGTCACGGAAGCGACGACGGCGCAGTTCCATGCCGACATCGCCGCGCTCGGCTGCCTCCCGCCGGACGAGGAGCCCCGTGCCACCGACCATATCGGGCAGATGCAGGCGATCATTCACCGCCTGATCGCGCGCGGCGTGGCTTATGTCGCCGAGGAGCATGTGCTGTTCCATGTCCCGGCCGTGGCGCATCTGCGCGCCGCGCCGAAATACGGCGCGCTCGCCCGCCGCCCGCTCGACGAGATGATCGCCGGCGCCCGTGTCGACGTCGCCCCGTACAAGCGCGATCCGATGGATTTCGTGCTCTGGAAGCCGAGCCGCGACGGCATCGATCCCGGCTGGCTCTGGCCGAACGGCGCGCCCGAGGGCATCACCCGCCCCGGCCGCCCGGGTTGGCACATCGAATGCTCGGCCATGTCGATGGCCAAGCTGCTCGAGCCCTTCGGCGGCGGGCTTGCCTGCGACGATCCGCAGAAGAACGTCTTCGACATCCATGGCGGCGGCATCGACCTCGTCTTCCCGCACCACGAGAACGAGATCGCCCAGTCCTGCTGCGCCTTTGGCGGCGCGGACGGCTCCGGTCGCATGGCGAACTACTGGATGCACAACGGCTTCCTGCAGGTCGAAGGCGAGAAGATGTCAAAGTCGCTCGGCAACTTCGTCACGATCAACGAACTGCTGGAGACGGAGACGTTCGGCGGGCGCAAATGGCCCGGCGAGGTGCTGCGCCTTGCGATGCTGAAGACGCATTACCGCCAGCCGATCGACTGGACGGTGAAGGCACTGGAGGAGGCGGAGAAAAAGCTGGAACGCTATCGTGGCCTGATCAAGAATTTTGGCTCGGATCGTCCTGCTAACCCCTCCGCGATCGTTGTCCAAAGGTTGTCGGACGACCTCAACACTCCCTCTGCGCTTGCCGAAATCGATGCGATTGCGCGTCGCGCGAACGGGGTTGTGGGTTCGCTGAGTGATGATGAAATCAGATCACTGAATTCTGCGACGGCCATAGAAGCTCAGACAGCCGCTGCGAACGAGTTACGCGCTACGTTGCTTTTCCTCGGTATCGACATCGATGCCGAACCAGAGGGCGCCGTAAACCTGCTCTTCGAACGCGAGGTCGAGACAAAGATCGCCGCCCGCCTCGACGCCCGCCGCGTCAAGAACTTCGCCGAATCCGACCGTATTCGCGACGAACTCGCCGCCATGGGCATCGCGCTCAAGGACGGCAAGGACCCCGCCAGCGGCGAGCCGACCACGAGCTGGGAGGTGAAGCGATGA